The proteins below come from a single Streptomyces tubercidicus genomic window:
- a CDS encoding M23 family metallopeptidase, protein MAFIRATGKHRRTSRPVRTTRNIAGIATLAAGGVVASVASPALAATDEPQPHDTGLQQAVVLGDELASRVEAQADAQQAEAEVAAARAKAEAVAKKQADEAKRHAEAAKKKAKAAHEAKVRAARDAERKRLNAFVAPISDSYVSTSYKASSGLWSSGSHTGIDFHAASGTSVHAVGSGTVVEAGWGGSYGNNIVIKMNDGTYTQYGHLSSLGVSVGQKVTPGQQIGLSGATGNVTGPHLHFEARTGADYGSDIDPIAYLRGHGVNV, encoded by the coding sequence ATGGCGTTCATCCGTGCCACCGGGAAGCACCGTCGCACGAGCCGTCCCGTGAGGACGACCCGCAACATCGCCGGTATAGCCACCCTCGCGGCCGGTGGTGTGGTCGCCTCCGTGGCCTCGCCGGCGCTGGCCGCGACGGACGAGCCGCAGCCGCACGACACCGGGCTGCAGCAGGCCGTCGTGCTGGGGGACGAGCTCGCCAGCCGTGTCGAGGCCCAGGCCGACGCGCAGCAGGCCGAGGCCGAGGTCGCCGCGGCGCGGGCGAAGGCCGAGGCCGTCGCCAAGAAGCAGGCCGACGAGGCCAAGCGGCACGCCGAGGCGGCGAAGAAGAAGGCCAAGGCCGCCCATGAGGCCAAGGTGCGCGCCGCCCGCGACGCGGAGCGCAAGCGCCTCAACGCCTTCGTCGCCCCCATTTCCGACTCCTACGTCTCCACCTCCTACAAGGCGTCCAGCGGCCTGTGGTCCTCCGGCAGCCACACCGGCATCGACTTCCACGCCGCCTCCGGTACCAGCGTCCACGCGGTCGGCTCGGGCACCGTCGTCGAGGCCGGCTGGGGCGGCTCGTACGGCAACAACATCGTGATCAAGATGAACGACGGCACGTACACCCAGTACGGCCACCTGTCGTCGCTCGGCGTCTCGGTCGGTCAGAAGGTCACTCCGGGCCAGCAGATCGGCCTCTCCGGCGCCACCGGCAACGTCACCGGCCCGCACCTGCACTTCGAGGCCCGTACCGGCGCCGACTACGGCTCGGACATCGACCCGATCGCCTACCTGCGCGGGCACGGCGTCAACGTCTGA
- a CDS encoding GntR family transcriptional regulator, translating into MRGHISAHAVCTAIRDDIVSGALAPGSRLVEEILAARYGVSRVPVREALRTLQSEGFVTTRHHAGACVAEPSEQEAADLLDIRALLEPLGAARAAARRSPAHLKVLRGLVRLGRERARHGNPADLRQLDGWFHETLAQAAGSPSLTALLTQLRRKIEWMYVVEPPPRAGESWDEHGAVLDAVARGDAERARTLMAAHVERSLPVYRLRRPAGTEVRDPKRPVNTARVRP; encoded by the coding sequence ATGCGAGGCCATATTTCCGCGCATGCGGTGTGCACGGCGATTCGCGACGACATTGTGTCCGGTGCGCTGGCGCCGGGGAGCCGGCTCGTCGAGGAGATTCTGGCGGCCCGTTACGGCGTCTCCAGGGTGCCGGTCCGCGAAGCGCTGCGCACCCTGCAGTCCGAGGGCTTCGTCACCACCCGCCATCACGCGGGCGCCTGTGTCGCCGAGCCCAGCGAGCAGGAGGCCGCCGATCTCCTCGACATCCGCGCCCTGTTGGAGCCGCTGGGCGCCGCCCGAGCGGCCGCCCGCCGCAGCCCGGCCCACCTCAAGGTGCTCCGCGGCCTGGTGCGCCTCGGCCGCGAGCGGGCCCGTCACGGCAATCCCGCAGATCTGCGCCAACTGGACGGCTGGTTCCATGAAACGCTTGCACAGGCGGCCGGCAGCCCCAGCCTGACGGCGCTGCTGACCCAGCTGCGGCGCAAGATCGAGTGGATGTACGTGGTGGAACCGCCGCCCCGGGCCGGCGAGTCCTGGGACGAACACGGCGCGGTGCTGGACGCGGTGGCCCGGGGGGACGCGGAACGGGCGCGCACCCTGATGGCGGCTCATGTCGAACGCTCGCTTCCGGTCTACCGGCTGCGGCGCCCCGCCGGGACCGAGGTGAGGGATCCGAAACGGCCCGTCAACACGGCACGCGTCCGCCCTTAA
- a CDS encoding M16 family metallopeptidase has translation MDFHPQPQGGAPKPWAFPAPERSQLPNGLTLLTSHRPGQQVVAVEINLVAPLDAEPEGLDGVATIMARALSEGTDTHDAEEFAAELERCGATLDAHADHPGVRVSLEVPASRLTRALGLLADALRAPAFPESEVERLVRNRLDEIPHELANPARRAAMALSKELFPATARMSRPRQGTEETVARIDAAAVRAYYDAHVRPATATAVIVGDFTGVDLAAALADTLGAWSGSTAEPVKAAPIVADDTGRVVIVDRPGAVQTQLLIGRIGADRHDRVWPAQVLGTYCLGGTLTSRLDRVLREEKGYTYGVRAFGQVLRSTSPASPEGATGAALLAISGSVDTGSTVPALDDLWKVLRTLAAEGLTDEERDVAVQNLVGVAPLKYETAAAVAGTLADQVEQQLPDDFQAQLYARLAETGTVEATAAAVNAFPVDRLVTVLVGDAAQIAEPVKALGIGEVTVVSS, from the coding sequence ATGGACTTCCACCCGCAGCCCCAGGGGGGCGCGCCCAAGCCGTGGGCCTTCCCTGCCCCCGAGCGCAGCCAACTGCCCAACGGGCTCACCCTCCTGACCAGCCATCGTCCCGGCCAGCAGGTCGTCGCCGTCGAGATCAACCTCGTCGCGCCGCTGGACGCCGAACCCGAGGGGCTGGACGGTGTCGCCACGATCATGGCGCGTGCGCTGTCCGAGGGCACCGACACGCATGACGCGGAGGAGTTCGCCGCCGAGCTGGAACGCTGCGGCGCCACCCTGGACGCGCACGCCGACCACCCCGGCGTACGGGTCTCCCTTGAGGTCCCGGCGTCCCGGCTGACCCGTGCGCTCGGCCTGCTCGCCGACGCGCTGCGGGCGCCCGCCTTCCCGGAGAGCGAGGTCGAGCGGCTGGTCCGTAACCGTCTCGACGAGATTCCGCATGAACTCGCCAACCCGGCCCGCCGCGCCGCGATGGCACTGTCCAAGGAGCTGTTCCCGGCCACCGCTCGCATGTCGCGGCCCCGGCAGGGCACCGAGGAGACCGTCGCCCGTATCGACGCCGCGGCCGTCCGCGCCTACTACGACGCCCATGTACGGCCCGCCACGGCCACCGCCGTCATCGTCGGTGACTTCACCGGCGTCGACCTCGCCGCGGCGCTCGCCGACACTCTCGGCGCCTGGAGCGGCTCCACGGCCGAGCCGGTGAAGGCCGCGCCGATCGTCGCCGACGACACCGGCCGGGTGGTGATCGTGGACCGCCCCGGCGCCGTCCAGACGCAGCTGCTCATCGGCCGTATCGGTGCCGACCGGCACGACCGGGTGTGGCCCGCGCAGGTGCTCGGCACGTACTGCCTGGGCGGCACCCTCACCTCCCGTCTGGACCGCGTGCTGCGGGAGGAGAAGGGCTACACCTACGGGGTGCGGGCCTTCGGCCAGGTGCTCCGCTCCACCTCCCCCGCCTCCCCCGAGGGGGCCACGGGTGCCGCGCTGCTCGCGATCAGCGGCTCGGTGGACACCGGTTCCACCGTCCCGGCGCTCGACGATCTGTGGAAGGTGCTGCGCACCCTCGCGGCAGAGGGGCTGACGGACGAGGAGCGGGATGTCGCCGTGCAGAACCTCGTCGGGGTCGCGCCGCTGAAGTACGAGACCGCGGCGGCCGTCGCGGGCACCCTCGCCGACCAGGTGGAGCAGCAGCTCCCGGATGACTTCCAGGCGCAGTTGTACGCCCGCCTCGCGGAGACCGGTACGGTCGAGGCGACCGCGGCGGCCGTCAACGCCTTCCCCGTGGACCGGCTGGTGACGGTCCTGGTGGGCGATGCGGCGCAGATCGCCGAGCCGGTCAAGGCGCTGGGCATCGGTGAGGTCACCGTCGTCAGCAGCTAG
- a CDS encoding HPr family phosphocarrier protein: protein MAERRVNVGWAEGLHARPASIFVRAATASGVPMTIAKADGNPVNAASMLAVLGLGAQGGEEIVLASDAEGAEAALDRLAKLVAEGLEELPETV, encoded by the coding sequence ATGGCAGAGCGCCGCGTCAATGTCGGTTGGGCCGAGGGCCTGCACGCCCGCCCCGCGTCGATCTTCGTCCGTGCGGCCACCGCCTCCGGCGTCCCGATGACGATCGCCAAGGCCGATGGCAACCCCGTCAACGCGGCCTCCATGCTCGCGGTCCTCGGCCTCGGCGCCCAGGGCGGCGAGGAGATCGTGCTGGCCTCCGACGCCGAGGGCGCCGAGGCGGCGCTGGACCGTCTGGCCAAGCTCGTCGCCGAGGGGCTTGAGGAACTCCCCGAGACCGTCTGA